In one Hyphomicrobiales bacterium genomic region, the following are encoded:
- a CDS encoding class I SAM-dependent methyltransferase, with product MSAPSDNHAGLMDGIYKSQRHIYDLTRKYYLLGRDQLINNLKPNDGHNVVEVGCGTGRNLIKAAQAYPNARFFGLDISEEMLITARANVEKAGLSNRITLVQGDASNFNVQDLFGFEKADRVFFSYTLSMIPPWQEAINQGFNALAKDGTLHIVDFGQQEELPRWFRAILMKWLALFHVEPRKELAGVAASLADRNARSGKFSPLYKGYAWSITAHETD from the coding sequence ATGAGCGCTCCTTCAGATAACCACGCCGGCTTAATGGACGGAATTTATAAGTCGCAGCGTCATATCTATGATCTCACGCGCAAATATTATCTGCTTGGTCGTGATCAACTCATCAATAATTTGAAACCCAACGATGGGCACAATGTTGTAGAAGTTGGCTGTGGCACGGGCCGCAATCTCATCAAGGCGGCACAAGCTTATCCGAACGCGCGATTTTTTGGTTTGGATATTTCTGAGGAAATGCTGATCACCGCGCGAGCCAACGTTGAAAAAGCAGGGTTGAGCAACCGCATCACTCTCGTGCAGGGCGATGCATCCAACTTCAATGTGCAAGACTTGTTTGGCTTTGAAAAAGCAGACCGTGTTTTCTTCTCTTACACATTATCAATGATTCCACCTTGGCAAGAGGCCATCAACCAAGGTTTCAACGCACTCGCAAAAGACGGCACCTTGCACATCGTAGACTTTGGCCAGCAAGAAGAATTGCCTCGCTGGTTTCGCGCGATCTTAATGAAGTGGCTGGCGCTGTTTCACGTTGAACCGCGCAAAGAACTAGCAGGCGTTGCTGCAAGTCTTGCTGATAGGAACGCACGCTCAGGTAAATTTTCGCCCCTATACAAAGGCTATGCGTGGAGCATAACAGCTCACGAAACCGACTAA
- a CDS encoding DUF2336 domain-containing protein, producing MLETLGNKEDILSTLRGVTDADASSEQLFDLMFDFFVASKDEPHENLSMCEDVLTQLIAYVEVEARRRISERLSHLDYAPRRVVKTLAIESIDVAKPVLTRSPVLEDEDLLMVTRVCGSQHLEAIAQRPEISAFVTNELMRLGGIQVWERVARNSGASLEDKTVGFLVNRSKENPRIQLSLIDRQDLPESTLAKLVSEAGETVRAHLHHSGRAHLVKHLESAEAATAKRIREGSSLHGMDFETALNKVLQESQQIRLNWGHLMEAASRDNFPRTCAIFAYLSDMKIEEAIHWLSRSEIDPAIVAFKALNLHRDLVATLLRTGPWQRILSTKKRIEALKTFDRLNPILAERSFAARNDSFAQEVGCA from the coding sequence ATGCTGGAAACTCTAGGAAATAAAGAAGATATCTTATCGACTTTAAGAGGCGTTACTGATGCGGACGCATCTTCTGAGCAGCTCTTTGATTTGATGTTTGATTTTTTCGTGGCTTCGAAAGATGAGCCGCATGAAAATTTGTCAATGTGCGAAGACGTGCTGACCCAATTGATTGCCTATGTTGAAGTGGAGGCGAGGCGGCGTATTTCAGAGCGGCTTAGCCATTTAGATTATGCCCCGCGGCGTGTTGTGAAAACGTTGGCGATTGAGTCCATCGATGTCGCGAAACCAGTTTTAACCAGATCTCCTGTTTTAGAAGACGAAGATCTGCTGATGGTGACCCGTGTTTGTGGTTCCCAACACCTTGAGGCTATTGCCCAAAGGCCGGAAATTAGTGCATTTGTGACAAATGAACTAATGCGCCTTGGCGGTATCCAAGTTTGGGAACGTGTTGCGCGCAACAGTGGAGCGTCACTCGAGGATAAAACCGTTGGTTTTCTAGTCAATCGTTCCAAGGAAAACCCCCGCATCCAATTGAGTCTCATTGACCGCCAAGACCTGCCTGAAAGTACATTGGCGAAATTAGTATCCGAAGCTGGAGAAACCGTTCGTGCCCATCTTCATCATAGCGGGCGTGCGCATCTAGTGAAGCACCTTGAAAGTGCAGAAGCAGCTACAGCAAAACGTATCCGAGAGGGATCGAGCCTTCATGGTATGGATTTTGAGACTGCATTGAATAAAGTTCTGCAAGAGAGCCAACAAATTCGCTTGAACTGGGGCCATCTTATGGAGGCTGCAAGCAGAGACAATTTCCCGCGGACATGCGCAATCTTTGCTTACTTGTCCGACATGAAGATTGAAGAAGCTATTCATTGGTTGTCTAGATCTGAAATAGACCCTGCCATTGTTGCGTTTAAAGCTTTGAACTTGCATCGCGATTTGGTCGCCACATTACTCCGCACTGGACCGTGGCAGCGTATCTTATCTACTAAAAAGAGAATTGAAGCCCTAAAAACATTTGATCGCCTGAACCCCATCCTAGCCGAACGAAGCTTTGCTGCTAGAAATGACTCCTTCGCCCAAGAAGTTGGGTGCGCCTAA
- a CDS encoding Xaa-Pro peptidase family protein, whose protein sequence is MKDNPYSISNRKIDPSRRRPTAPLRPDGTPDDKNRVEIGPTDIAFQEWEALGLEAPHLETMRQARLDRLCAELKKHDYGAALLFDPLNIRYATDSSNMHIWIMHNPARAAFVTADGHIVLWDFHGCDHLSAHLPLIKEIRHGAGIFYFVAGDASERIAQEFAASIADLMRTHCGDNKRLALDRWEAEGIHALEAEGLEIMNGGMVCEQARLIKTPEEIKAMKCASATCEIAVAEMRKALKPGIAEVELWSVLHAENIARGGEWIETRILNSGPRTNPWMQEAGPRRIEAGELLGFDTDLVGPYGFCCDISRTWYCGDDLPSKEQCDLHAIAHEHIMTNVELLQPGTSFKDLTFKGHMLPDRFVEQRYGVKMHGVGLCDEFPSIAYPEDYIADGFNYEVQVGMCFCVEVYLGEVGGKNGIKLEDQVIVTEDGPVNITTCPFDEKLMVGIHK, encoded by the coding sequence ATGAAAGACAATCCGTATTCGATCTCAAATCGCAAGATCGACCCTTCGCGGCGCAGGCCCACTGCCCCGCTAAGGCCAGACGGCACGCCTGACGATAAGAACCGCGTTGAAATTGGCCCGACAGACATCGCCTTTCAAGAATGGGAAGCCCTCGGCCTTGAAGCCCCTCATCTCGAGACCATGCGCCAAGCGCGGTTGGATCGTCTTTGCGCGGAACTCAAAAAACACGACTATGGCGCGGCCCTGCTCTTTGATCCGTTGAACATCCGCTATGCAACCGATAGCTCCAACATGCATATATGGATTATGCATAACCCCGCCCGTGCCGCGTTCGTGACAGCAGATGGTCATATTGTGCTGTGGGATTTTCATGGCTGTGATCACCTCTCAGCCCACCTCCCCTTGATCAAAGAAATCCGCCACGGCGCCGGCATATTCTATTTCGTGGCAGGGGACGCCAGCGAACGGATAGCGCAAGAATTTGCAGCAAGTATCGCAGACCTCATGCGCACCCATTGCGGCGACAATAAGCGTCTCGCTCTTGACCGATGGGAGGCTGAAGGCATTCATGCCCTTGAGGCTGAGGGTCTTGAAATCATGAATGGTGGCATGGTTTGCGAACAAGCACGCCTCATCAAAACACCTGAAGAAATCAAAGCCATGAAATGCGCGTCAGCCACCTGCGAAATCGCGGTTGCCGAAATGCGTAAAGCGTTGAAGCCTGGCATTGCAGAGGTTGAGCTTTGGTCTGTGCTTCATGCTGAAAACATCGCGCGCGGCGGAGAATGGATTGAAACCCGCATCCTCAATTCAGGCCCTCGCACCAACCCGTGGATGCAAGAAGCTGGACCGCGCCGCATTGAAGCAGGCGAACTCCTCGGCTTTGATACCGACCTTGTTGGCCCCTACGGTTTTTGCTGCGACATCTCCCGCACATGGTATTGTGGCGATGACCTGCCAAGCAAAGAACAATGCGACCTCCACGCCATCGCCCATGAACACATCATGACCAATGTGGAACTCTTGCAGCCGGGCACATCATTCAAAGACCTCACCTTTAAAGGCCACATGCTGCCAGATCGTTTCGTGGAGCAACGCTACGGCGTCAAAATGCATGGGGTTGGTCTTTGTGACGAGTTCCCAAGCATTGCCTATCCAGAGGACTACATCGCCGACGGCTTCAACTATGAAGTCCAAGTAGGCATGTGTTTTTGTGTCGAAGTATACCTTGGCGAAGTTGGCGGCAAAAACGGCATCAAGCTAGAAGACCAAGTGATCGTTACGGAAGACGGCCCTGTGAATATTACCACCTGCCCATTTGATGAAAAATTGATGGTAGGCATTCACAAATAA
- a CDS encoding class I SAM-dependent methyltransferase has translation MTDKQQQGFLKSAYDHTSVAETYDMYEAWADTYDSELAENGYQQPIRCALALKAIMPEASKVLDIGCGTGLSGDALKRAGFSNIDGCDFSPAMLEKAELTNTYQRLFQADLNKPPLDVADRSYDAVTVVGVFSMQHVKVEAMDDLVRTVRPGGAMVIGLNDKFYRQGDLCAKLDALAVLGRISQIAHQHGEHIPDIGLTGWVISLKVLG, from the coding sequence ATGACTGATAAACAGCAGCAAGGATTTTTGAAGAGCGCTTATGATCATACGAGCGTGGCTGAGACCTACGACATGTATGAAGCATGGGCAGATACCTATGATAGCGAGCTGGCTGAAAACGGTTACCAGCAACCAATACGTTGTGCGCTCGCATTAAAGGCGATCATGCCAGAAGCCTCCAAGGTGCTCGACATCGGCTGCGGCACGGGCCTTAGCGGTGATGCTTTAAAGCGGGCCGGGTTTTCGAATATTGATGGCTGCGATTTTTCTCCGGCCATGTTGGAAAAAGCCGAACTGACAAATACCTATCAGCGCCTCTTTCAAGCCGACCTTAACAAACCACCACTTGATGTTGCTGATCGCAGCTATGATGCGGTGACGGTTGTAGGCGTGTTTTCCATGCAGCATGTAAAGGTTGAGGCGATGGACGACCTTGTGCGCACGGTTCGGCCCGGTGGTGCGATGGTGATCGGCCTTAATGACAAATTTTATCGCCAAGGAGATTTATGCGCTAAGTTGGACGCGCTTGCTGTGCTTGGTCGCATCAGCCAGATCGCTCATCAACACGGCGAACATATTCCCGATATTGGTTTAACGGGTTGGGTGATTTCGCTCAAAGTTTTGGGCTAG
- the ettA gene encoding energy-dependent translational throttle protein EttA produces the protein MAREFIYFMQGLSKAYTGGKKVLDNIHLSFYPDAKIGVLGPNGSGKSTLLKIMAGLEKDFTGEAWVAKGATVGYLPQEPQLDESKDVKGNVMEGVAKQQAILDRYNELMMNYSDETADEGAALQDQIDAENLWDLDSKVEMAMDALRCPPSDSSVEHLSGGEKRRVALCKLLLEEPDLLLLDEPTNHLDAETVAWLEKHLREFKGAVLIITHDRYFLDNVTGWILELDRGTGIPYEGNYSAYLEAKAKRLKQEGREDEARQKALDREREWMGASPKARQAKSKARIKAYDELLKRNEDRSPDKAQIVIPAGPRLGDVVIDAENIKKGYDDRLLIGDLSFRLPPGGIVGVIGPNGAGKSTLFKMITEQETPDDGSIRLGETVKLGYVDQSRDDMDAKKTVWEEISEGNDIITLGKREVNSRAYCSSFNFKGGDQQQPVGTLSGGQRNRVHLAKMLKSGSNVILLDEPTNDLDTETLAALEDALEDFAGCAVVISHDRMFLDRLATHILAFEGNSHVEWFEGNYDDYEEDKRRRLGPDAVENPRRIKYQPFTR, from the coding sequence ATGGCACGCGAATTTATCTACTTTATGCAAGGTCTATCGAAAGCCTATACGGGCGGCAAAAAGGTTTTGGATAATATCCACCTTTCATTCTACCCCGATGCAAAAATCGGCGTTCTTGGTCCCAATGGTTCTGGTAAATCTACCTTGCTAAAAATCATGGCGGGTCTTGAAAAAGATTTCACTGGTGAAGCATGGGTCGCTAAAGGCGCAACTGTTGGCTACCTGCCGCAGGAACCGCAGCTTGATGAGAGCAAAGACGTTAAAGGCAATGTCATGGAAGGCGTTGCCAAGCAGCAAGCCATTCTTGATCGCTATAACGAACTGATGATGAACTATTCTGATGAGACCGCCGATGAAGGTGCGGCTCTTCAAGATCAGATTGATGCTGAAAATCTTTGGGACTTGGACAGCAAAGTTGAAATGGCGATGGATGCGCTTCGTTGTCCGCCGTCTGATAGTTCTGTTGAACACCTCTCAGGTGGTGAGAAGCGTCGTGTTGCGCTTTGTAAGCTTTTGCTTGAAGAGCCTGATCTGCTCCTCCTCGATGAGCCTACCAACCACCTTGATGCGGAAACTGTTGCTTGGCTTGAAAAGCACCTGCGTGAATTTAAAGGCGCTGTGTTGATCATCACCCACGACCGTTACTTCCTTGACAATGTAACGGGTTGGATTTTGGAACTCGACCGTGGCACGGGCATTCCTTATGAGGGTAATTATTCGGCCTATCTTGAGGCTAAGGCGAAACGTCTTAAGCAAGAAGGCCGCGAAGACGAAGCGCGCCAAAAAGCATTGGACCGCGAGCGCGAGTGGATGGGGGCAAGCCCGAAAGCACGCCAAGCCAAATCCAAAGCGCGTATCAAAGCCTATGATGAATTGCTTAAACGCAACGAGGATCGTTCACCGGATAAAGCACAAATCGTTATTCCGGCTGGCCCACGTCTCGGCGATGTTGTGATTGATGCTGAAAACATCAAGAAGGGTTACGATGATCGTCTGTTGATCGGTGATCTTTCATTCAGACTACCACCAGGCGGTATCGTCGGTGTTATCGGCCCCAATGGTGCGGGTAAATCGACATTGTTTAAAATGATCACCGAGCAAGAAACACCTGATGATGGTTCGATCCGTTTGGGTGAAACTGTCAAGCTTGGTTATGTGGACCAAAGCCGTGATGATATGGATGCAAAGAAAACCGTTTGGGAAGAAATTTCTGAAGGCAATGACATCATCACACTTGGCAAACGTGAAGTGAACTCGCGCGCTTATTGTTCAAGCTTCAACTTTAAGGGCGGCGATCAGCAACAACCTGTTGGCACGCTTTCAGGTGGTCAGCGTAACCGTGTGCACCTTGCCAAGATGTTGAAATCTGGTTCGAACGTCATCCTGCTCGATGAGCCGACCAATGACCTTGATACAGAAACCTTGGCAGCGCTCGAAGATGCGCTCGAAGATTTCGCAGGTTGCGCCGTGGTCATCTCTCACGATCGTATGTTCCTCGATCGGTTGGCAACGCACATTTTGGCGTTTGAAGGCAACAGCCATGTGGAGTGGTTTGAAGGCAACTATGATGACTATGAGGAAGACAAAAGACGTCGCCTCGGTCCTGATGCCGTTGAGAACCCGCGTCGCATTAAGTACCAGCCGTTTACGCGCTAA
- a CDS encoding MarR family transcriptional regulator, with protein sequence MAQTDQEFDYLLDEQAGFLLRQVNQRHLSIFSRSIKDLTSTQFATLAKMREIGPVSQNDLGRQIAMDAATMTGMVDRLSKRGLVSTKPDPADQRRVLVELEPQAYRLLDELLERAHKITEDTLAPLKKAERKQFIGLLNKLLER encoded by the coding sequence TTGGCACAGACAGATCAAGAGTTTGATTATCTACTTGATGAACAAGCAGGCTTTTTGCTGCGGCAGGTTAATCAGAGACATCTGTCTATTTTCTCACGTTCCATCAAAGATCTAACGTCGACCCAGTTCGCAACTCTTGCGAAGATGCGTGAAATCGGTCCTGTTTCTCAAAATGATCTTGGGCGACAGATCGCGATGGATGCTGCGACCATGACAGGCATGGTGGATCGTTTAAGTAAGCGTGGGCTTGTGAGCACTAAGCCTGACCCCGCCGATCAACGCCGCGTTTTAGTGGAGCTTGAACCTCAAGCTTATAGACTGCTTGATGAATTGCTTGAGCGCGCCCACAAGATCACCGAGGACACGTTAGCTCCGTTGAAAAAGGCGGAGCGAAAACAGTTTATTGGGCTTTTGAATAAACTACTCGAACGCTAG
- a CDS encoding DUF3419 family protein, producing the protein MSSKRLKQADETISNVASDRAEHLRKAVYQHKAGSRAGFSERLFTWMFKGLVYPQIWEDPDVDMKALQLGPNSRVITIASGGCNVLSYLTQDPKEILAVDLNTAHVALNRLKITAAKALPDYQTFYRFFGEADEKANLRTYERFLRDEIDASTRSYWEGRDRLFRKRITLFSRDLYHHGLLGYFIGAIHLGTKLYGVDLNEMTKAKTMEEQRTFFEKSVAPIFDKRFVRWMTSKKSSLFGLGIPPAQYDALAAGGDISVVLKERTEKLACGFPLQENYFAWQAFTRGYAPMGDDGSSQSTGPSGPLPPYLQAKHFNLIKERADRISVTNISVTEKLRSEEDASMDGYVFLDAQDWMTDQQLNDLWDQVTRTAKKGARVIFRTADAPSLLPGRVNDGTLDQWSYEAETSLELNAQDRSAIYGGFHLYIKN; encoded by the coding sequence ATGTCGAGTAAACGCCTAAAACAAGCTGATGAAACGATTTCAAACGTCGCGTCAGACCGTGCTGAGCATTTAAGAAAAGCAGTTTACCAGCATAAGGCAGGAAGTCGTGCTGGATTTTCAGAACGTCTATTCACATGGATGTTTAAAGGTTTGGTCTATCCCCAGATATGGGAAGACCCTGACGTTGATATGAAGGCGCTGCAACTAGGGCCCAACAGCCGCGTCATTACGATTGCCTCTGGTGGCTGCAATGTCTTGTCTTATCTAACCCAAGACCCAAAAGAGATTTTAGCCGTCGATTTAAACACTGCACATGTGGCCTTAAACCGTCTTAAAATCACAGCGGCAAAAGCGCTTCCTGACTATCAGACCTTTTATCGCTTCTTTGGAGAAGCAGACGAAAAAGCAAACCTTCGTACCTATGAGCGGTTTTTGCGCGACGAAATAGACGCATCGACCCGATCTTATTGGGAAGGCCGCGACCGTCTTTTCAGAAAACGCATCACCCTCTTTTCCCGTGACCTTTATCACCACGGTCTGCTGGGTTATTTCATCGGCGCGATCCACTTGGGCACAAAGCTCTATGGTGTTGATCTGAATGAAATGACCAAAGCCAAGACCATGGAAGAACAACGCACATTCTTCGAAAAGTCAGTTGCACCGATCTTTGATAAACGCTTCGTGCGCTGGATGACGTCCAAAAAATCATCTTTGTTCGGCCTTGGCATTCCGCCCGCACAATATGATGCCTTAGCTGCTGGCGGTGATATTTCGGTTGTGTTGAAAGAGCGCACCGAAAAGCTGGCGTGTGGTTTTCCACTGCAAGAAAACTATTTTGCATGGCAAGCCTTCACGCGCGGGTATGCGCCAATGGGTGACGATGGCAGCTCACAATCAACTGGCCCTTCCGGTCCCCTGCCGCCTTACCTGCAAGCCAAACATTTTAATCTCATCAAAGAACGCGCAGACCGTATCTCCGTCACCAATATCTCAGTCACTGAAAAACTACGCAGTGAAGAAGACGCCAGCATGGATGGATATGTTTTCCTTGATGCACAGGACTGGATGACAGACCAACAATTAAATGATCTTTGGGATCAAGTGACCCGCACCGCGAAAAAAGGCGCTCGCGTGATTTTCCGCACCGCTGATGCGCCAAGCCTTTTGCCAGGTCGTGTCAATGACGGAACGCTTGATCAATGGAGCTATGAAGCAGAGACCTCGCTTGAACTCAACGCGCAAGATCGTTCCGCCATCTATGGTGGCTTCCACCTTTACATAAAGAACTAA
- a CDS encoding polyhydroxybutyrate depolymerase, producing the protein MAHSQKISSSMASLAIAATTLAAGLSFQPNHANACGADTNCDILENRHYLIRMPEGHDGKTPVGAIVYAHGYKGTAAGAMRNKSLGKAVSDLGLALIAVKSGGDDWLLPNSPSETPVEEQKEPEYFDAVIKDASERFPINTSNLMMTGFSAGGMMTWTLACARSESFAGFAPMAGTFWSPTPQSCDTPPAHVFHYHGTSDKIVPLKGRPIRNTSQGNIFTVLSMYKAEGGYEGEERSEPFDLKCQRARNKDEKVLELCLHEGGHQFKTQYIVRAWNELKALGAIE; encoded by the coding sequence ATGGCGCACAGTCAGAAAATTTCAAGCAGCATGGCAAGTCTCGCCATCGCAGCCACAACATTAGCAGCTGGGCTGAGCTTCCAACCAAACCACGCCAATGCCTGCGGCGCTGATACGAACTGCGACATTTTAGAAAACCGCCATTACCTTATTCGTATGCCAGAAGGTCACGATGGCAAAACGCCCGTTGGCGCGATTGTCTATGCTCATGGCTACAAGGGAACAGCAGCTGGCGCCATGCGTAACAAGTCGCTCGGCAAAGCCGTCTCAGACCTTGGCCTCGCCCTCATCGCTGTAAAATCTGGCGGTGATGATTGGTTGCTCCCCAATTCACCGAGCGAAACACCTGTTGAAGAGCAAAAAGAACCAGAATATTTCGATGCCGTCATCAAAGACGCAAGCGAACGTTTCCCGATCAACACATCCAACCTGATGATGACTGGGTTTTCAGCAGGCGGCATGATGACATGGACGCTTGCTTGCGCGCGCAGCGAAAGTTTCGCAGGCTTCGCGCCTATGGCTGGCACATTTTGGTCGCCCACGCCTCAAAGCTGCGACACACCGCCCGCACACGTGTTTCACTACCACGGCACATCAGACAAAATCGTCCCGCTAAAAGGCCGCCCCATCCGCAACACCAGCCAAGGCAATATCTTCACCGTGCTATCGATGTACAAAGCCGAAGGTGGCTATGAAGGTGAAGAGCGTTCAGAACCGTTCGACCTCAAATGCCAACGCGCACGCAACAAAGATGAAAAAGTTTTAGAGCTCTGCCTCCATGAAGGTGGCCATCAATTTAAAACCCAATATATCGTGCGAGCGTGGAATGAATTGAAGGCACTAGGCGCTATAGAATAG
- a CDS encoding SIMPL domain-containing protein (The SIMPL domain is named for its presence in mouse protein SIMPL (signalling molecule that associates with mouse pelle-like kinase). Bacterial member BP26, from Brucella, was shown to assemble into a channel-like structure, while YggE from E. coli has been associated with resistance to oxidative stress.), whose translation MTFRLFKNSFLPALTLITSIALTGLGLTDANAHDKMPAKFSILGTGTIVTEPDVAFISTGVVSKGKTAEKALSKNSNSMANIFKVLEDAGIERKHIQTSNFSVQPRYVHHRPNKGEERRPPRIVGYEVNNTVTVKIVELDNTGKVISEVVKFGSNSLGNIRFDVSNRQELMDEARVKAVKDARRKAEIYTKAAGISLGKVLAISEGRAAQQPRRFKAAARSLAVAEAAPAPVSGGEASISVQVNMTWELEQ comes from the coding sequence ATGACATTTCGACTTTTCAAAAATTCATTTTTACCAGCACTCACTCTCATCACATCAATTGCGTTAACAGGCCTAGGTTTAACCGACGCCAACGCCCACGATAAAATGCCCGCAAAGTTTTCTATCCTTGGCACGGGCACCATCGTCACTGAGCCAGATGTCGCGTTCATTTCAACGGGCGTTGTGAGCAAAGGCAAAACGGCGGAAAAAGCGCTCAGCAAAAATTCAAACAGCATGGCGAATATCTTCAAAGTGCTGGAAGACGCTGGCATTGAACGCAAGCATATCCAAACCTCGAACTTCTCCGTGCAGCCGCGCTATGTGCATCACCGCCCCAACAAAGGCGAAGAACGACGCCCGCCGCGCATTGTCGGCTACGAAGTCAACAACACAGTAACGGTAAAAATCGTTGAGTTAGACAACACAGGCAAAGTCATCAGTGAAGTCGTCAAATTCGGTTCCAACTCACTCGGCAACATCCGCTTTGATGTTTCAAACCGCCAAGAGCTAATGGACGAAGCGCGGGTGAAGGCCGTTAAAGATGCCAGACGCAAAGCCGAAATTTACACAAAGGCCGCGGGCATATCACTCGGCAAAGTGCTGGCAATCTCAGAAGGACGCGCCGCCCAACAACCCCGCCGTTTTAAAGCCGCCGCAAGGTCGCTCGCCGTTGCAGAAGCAGCCCCCGCGCCAGTCTCTGGTGGCGAAGCCTCGATTTCAGTGCAGGTGAATATGACGTGGGAACTGGAACAGTAA
- a CDS encoding CoA ester lyase has translation MSERKMQPRRSFIFAPGLKPAMFPKALASGADIVCVELEDGVAPKDKALARANVMAMFAEPQADDGVERVVRINCVKDEFGKADLEAIIKTETPPPSLMLPKVKSPDEVMAVDKVLTERGHACRLQIIIETNEGLEAAVDIANSSKRIDALLFGGVDMAADLRCAQTWDALLYARSRTVHAAASAGIDVIDVPHLDLDDRDGMIEAAKRAKELGFSGKGSIHPKQIADLNAVFTPSAEEIARAERIVHAFNEADTALVVIDGKLIEKPVLREMYRILAVAARF, from the coding sequence ATGAGTGAACGGAAGATGCAGCCTCGGCGGAGTTTTATTTTCGCACCGGGCCTAAAGCCTGCCATGTTTCCCAAAGCCTTGGCCAGTGGCGCGGATATTGTTTGCGTTGAGCTTGAAGATGGTGTCGCACCCAAAGACAAGGCGCTCGCCCGTGCCAATGTGATGGCGATGTTTGCAGAGCCGCAAGCAGACGACGGGGTGGAGCGGGTTGTTCGCATCAATTGTGTGAAGGATGAGTTTGGCAAGGCTGATCTTGAGGCGATCATAAAAACCGAAACCCCGCCACCCTCGTTGATGCTGCCCAAGGTGAAGTCACCCGATGAGGTGATGGCTGTCGATAAGGTGCTCACAGAGCGCGGCCATGCGTGTCGGTTGCAAATTATCATTGAAACCAATGAGGGGCTGGAAGCAGCCGTTGACATTGCCAATTCGAGCAAACGGATTGATGCGCTGTTGTTTGGTGGTGTGGATATGGCAGCTGATCTTCGCTGTGCGCAAACGTGGGATGCGTTGTTATATGCGCGCTCGCGCACGGTTCATGCCGCAGCGTCTGCTGGTATTGACGTGATTGATGTGCCGCATCTTGATCTTGATGATCGTGACGGGATGATTGAAGCGGCAAAGCGGGCGAAGGAACTAGGGTTTTCTGGCAAGGGATCAATCCACCCCAAGCAGATCGCGGACCTCAACGCCGTCTTCACGCCAAGCGCTGAAGAAATCGCGCGAGCAGAGCGGATCGTTCATGCATTCAATGAGGCTGATACAGCGCTTGTTGTGATTGATGGCAAGTTGATTGAAAAACCAGTTTTGCGAGAAATGTACCGTATTTTGGCAGTGGCTGCGCGCTTTTAG